The Candidatus Krumholzibacteriia bacterium genome includes the window AAAGCGAAAGAATGGACGCCCCAGGGACGCGGATCCGCGTGCACTCCCGCCAGCACGATGGCAAGGGCGAGCGCCGCGTAGAGCAGGACGCCGACGCCGGGCACGGGTCCGCCTAGAGGTGAATGGCGCTGCCAAAGACGCCCTCGGCAGCTTCCTTGATTCCTTCGGCCACCGTCGGATGGGCGTGGACGGTGGCGATGAACTCGTCCACCGTCGCCTCGCTGGTGAGGGCGATGCACGCTTCGGCGATGAGATCCGTGGCGTGCGGGCCGACGATGTGCACCCCCAGCAACTCGTGATGCTTGGCGTCGGCGACGAATTTCACCATCCCGTATCTCTCGCCGAGGATCATGACTTTGCCGAGGACCGGGAGCGGGAACTTGCCGACCTTGACGTCGTGGCCGCGCTTGCGTGCTTCGGCCTCGGTGAGCCCCACGCTCGCCACCTCGGGATCGCAGAAGGTGCAGTTCGGCATGTGGTCGTAGTCGAGCGGGCGCACCTCGTGGCCGGCGGCGTGCTCCACGGCGAGAATCGCCTCGCTGGAGGCGGTGTGCGCATAGGCCGGCGTCGGCACCAGGTCGCCGATGGCATAGATGCCCGGGACATTGGTGCGCATGAATGGGTCCACTTTGACGAAGCCGCGCTCGGTCTGCACGCCCGCCGCGTCGAGGCCGAGGCCTTCGATCAGCGGGCTGCGCCCCACGGACACCAGGAGCTTCTCCGCCTCGAAGGTGAGAGCCTCCCCTGCGGTGCTCTTGGCCTGGACGCGCACACCGGTCTTCGTCTTCTCCACGCTTTCGAACTTCGTCGCGGTGTGGATCTTCATCTGCCGGCGGAGCGCCCGCTCGAGCTCCTTGGAGCTGTCCACGTCTTCCAACGGCAGGATGCGCTCCAGGATCTCCAGCAAGGTGATCTTGCTGCCGAAGCGGGCGAACGCCGAGGCGAACTCGACACCCACGGCGCCGGCGCCGAGGACGACCATCGACTCGGGCACGGCGGTGAGCTCCAGGACGTGATCGCTGTTGATGACCCGCTCGCCGTCCACGGTGAGGCCCGGCAGTGAGCGCGGCACCGAGCCCGTGGCCAACACGATGTGGCGAGCCCCGAGCTGCACCGTGGTGCCGTCGGGCTTCTTGACCTCCACGCGGTCACGCCCCACCAGGCGGCCGAAGCCGCGGAAAGTTTCGACCTTGTTCTTCTTCAGGAGTCCTTCCACGCCCTGGGCGAGCTTCTTGACCACGCCGCTCTTGCGGCTCTGCACCTTGGCGAAGTCGAGACGCACGTTCTCGGCGATGACGCCGTACTCGAGAGCGTTCAGCGTCTGGGCGAACACGGCAGCGTCGTGGAGGAACGATTTGGCGGGGATGCAACCACGGTGCAGACAGGTGCCGCCGAAGAACGGATCCTTCTCCACCAGGGCGGTGCGGAGCCCGAGCTGGCCGGCGCGGATCGCGCCCACGTAGCCGCCGGGGCCGCTGCCGATGATCACCACATCGTAGGTCGTATTGGGGCTCGCCACTTCGCTCTCCTCGCTGGCGCACCGGCGCGCCTGTGTCCATCCTAGGAACACCGGCGCATCACCGGGCCGACTGGAACTCGCCTGCCAAGCGCTCGGGAAGCTAACAGACCAATCCGGGAGGGTCAATCACCGCAGCCGGTCCGTGGTGGCGTAGCGTCGTCGTCCGCAGCGCGACCGTCGCGGCGTGCTGCGTCCGCCGCCGCAGCCGGCACACGATTCCACCGCACGCTAGGGTCAGGGGTGCACGGTGAAGTCGAGAGCGAAGAAGAGATTCGAAATCGGTAAGGTTTCGCGCACTGCGGCCCGGAGGTCGACGTTGCGCCACACGTAGCTCACGCCCCAGGCGAAATTCTCGCTGAGGGTGGAAGACGTGGAGACACGCTCCTGTAGGCTCTGACCGTCGCTGCTCAGCCTGGTTTCGTGCCGTTCGAGCTGGCTGTAGCCGATCTCCACCCCGGCCTGCCCCCAGAGGTCCTGCCACAATTGCTGCCTCAAGGCGACGGAAAGAATGCCATCCTCGTCCGTCACCGTCGACTGGTTCCGCGCCGATGAGTTCCGCTGCCCGTCTTCGAGATGCTGCCAGTGAGCGGTGAAGGCTATCCAGTCGATCCGGCCGGCTGGGAAGGAAACGGAGAGCCCGGCGAACCAGCTTTCCAGCTCGTGCTCTAGCAAGACGGTGCTGAGCCGGCTCGCTATGTATTCGAGGCCATCGTAGTTGTCTTCGACCCGATGCCAACTCCCGGCCCCGACCACCTCCACGCCGCCCCCGAGATGCCAGCGAAGGCGCGCGACACCGCCCAGCCCCAGGTCCTCGGTGGACTCGAGATGCACCAGCGTGGTGTCTGCAGGTGGCCGCCCGTAGTCGAGATGAAGGTAAGTGAGCTCGGCCTGGATCGACGTCACGTCCACGGCAAGATCCACTTCCGCATTCTTCCCGCCGAGACCGAGACCGAAGGAGCCCTCCCACAAGGTGCGCTCGGTGCCATCGAAGTCCACCGTGAGCTGGTTGCCATAGAAAGGGTCCTGGGACGTGTAGAGAGATCCGGCCTCGTCATGTGTGCGAGCCGCGCGTCCGGCCACCCCTAGACGCAATCCACGCCAGCTAGCGCCCCAGCCCCCTTGGAGGAGGGAAGATCCAAAGAGCGTTCCCTGCTGTGAGAGCAGAAAGAAACCATGGCTCCCCCAATTGCCGGCGACGCCCAGGGCCTCCCGGGACCCCAAGCCGAAGGCGAAAAGGCGGGTGTTCGTCACGCCCGCCCGCTGCGGGAACTGGAAGAGCAGCGCCTCTTCGTCCACGTACTCAGGAAGCGTGCTCAGACTGGAAGAGAAGGCGGTGATGGGAAACTCGCCGGCCCCGGCGTCCGTCGCTGCGTAGGCAAGAGCCCCTGTCATCCAACCCGCGACCCTGCTCGCGAGGCGCCGGGCGCCGGGGCTTTGCCACATGTCCTTCTCCTCTGCAACGACAGCGGTACAGTCCGTTTCACGGATGCACGAACACGTCCAGGGACAGGAAGAGGTTGGTCAGGTCGAAAGTCTCGCTCACGGCGGCGCGGGTGTCGAAATACCGCCACGAGTAGGAAACCCCCCAGGCGAAGTCCCCGCTGAGGGACTGCTGCCCGTTGCGGGTGAGTCGGTCGCGATCCGTGGTGAGCTCTCGGAACTCGGATCCGGTCTTCACCCAGTACATCGCGATTCCAGCCTGCCCCCAGAGTTGCCGCCAAAGCCGTTGGCGGAGAGCGAAAGCCAGGGAGGCACGGTCACGCTCTTCCTTGCCGAGATCCGTGTTGCTGAAGTAGAGCGAGCCCGGGATCTCTCGGTGCTCCCAATAGCCGGAAACGAAGAATGCGTCCAGCCCGCCGGCGGGGAAGGAGACCATCGCACCGGCTGACCAGCTCTTCAGAGAGAGCAAGTGGGTGAAAAGGGTGTCGTCGCCGGCAAGGCTTCCCTGCCGATCGACCTCGAGCTCACCCCAGCTGCCAGCAGCGACGAACTCCACGGAGTCGCCGAGTCTGGCGTGAAGACGTCCGGAGATCTGCGTGGAGAGATCGTCGTCGGTTTCCCAATGCACCGCCAGAGTATCGGAGCTGAGAACCTGGATCTCCGCCGCTTCCTCGGGGCGCTGCAAGTCAACGGCGACATCGAAGCCGAGGCCCTCGCTGCCAACACCGATGCCGATCGAGCCCTCCCAGATCTCGTTCGTCGTGGAGCTGGCGTACAGGTAGTCGTAGGCCTGTCCGTTCGACACGCTTCTCTCGATGGTCGAATTCTCTGATTCGATGTGGTCGTTGCGTGCCGCGATGCCGGCGCGCAACCATCGCCACGACGCCCCCCAGCCGACCTGGATCAGGGTGCTCTGGGCGAAATGGACGGAAGGTTGCGCCAGAAGGAACAGGCTCTGCCCATGCGTGTGTCCGAGGACCCCGAGGGTCGGCCCTTGGGAGTAGGGGAAGAGATCGTAGGTAATGCCTCGCCCCGACGTGAAGTAGTAAGGAGTGTAGAAATTGTTGACGGCGAACACCTGGCTCCCGGCCAGGCCGGCGCGCTGTGGCAACTGAAAGAGGAGGCTCGTTTCGTCCACCAGCTCCGGCGCCAGGCGCAGGCTGGTCGAGAACGCGGTGACGGGATAGCCGCCCGTGCGTCCGGCCGCCGGGAAGAGGAGGAGGAGGCCGAGGCAGAGACCGATTCTCCGACGGAGCCTGTGGTGTCCACGGGCTGACCACGAGGCCCGAGCGCGCATCGCGTCCTTTCTTCGCCTCAGGTAACGGTGACGTCATTATAGCTTCAGTGCCAGGCGGGATCCAGTGAGTAGGTCGGTCTGTTGACTGCATTGCCG containing:
- the lpdA gene encoding dihydrolipoyl dehydrogenase, producing MASPNTTYDVVIIGSGPGGYVGAIRAGQLGLRTALVEKDPFFGGTCLHRGCIPAKSFLHDAAVFAQTLNALEYGVIAENVRLDFAKVQSRKSGVVKKLAQGVEGLLKKNKVETFRGFGRLVGRDRVEVKKPDGTTVQLGARHIVLATGSVPRSLPGLTVDGERVINSDHVLELTAVPESMVVLGAGAVGVEFASAFARFGSKITLLEILERILPLEDVDSSKELERALRRQMKIHTATKFESVEKTKTGVRVQAKSTAGEALTFEAEKLLVSVGRSPLIEGLGLDAAGVQTERGFVKVDPFMRTNVPGIYAIGDLVPTPAYAHTASSEAILAVEHAAGHEVRPLDYDHMPNCTFCDPEVASVGLTEAEARKRGHDVKVGKFPLPVLGKVMILGERYGMVKFVADAKHHELLGVHIVGPHATDLIAEACIALTSEATVDEFIATVHAHPTVAEGIKEAAEGVFGSAIHL